A part of Leptospira wolffii serovar Khorat str. Khorat-H2 genomic DNA contains:
- a CDS encoding YHYH protein, translating to MRQIHFIAIVIFTLSLWACDSSGGSDLSSAALLLNGSPSGSSCSGASTTDTPTTLTSTATCSSAIYNLSDVPSLKTGAESGAPTCVTDIAAEAPCWMKQNFHCVKVVVSGSNYVITTTDMPPYKSYYYKDNASYQDTMDTPTFHDNPNKIIAQNIVLTIPVTPQLYTGCNDSTAGIDSVGISTLGAVIFNNQAAPGDSFSTEYFTMDRAQGHPQNTGKYHYHTEPFKITNDSDELIGLMLDGFPIYGKKIQGSSSYPTLDSTTHTRSCTTTHFPDGTYCYHVENDTSYNAFIIGSYFKGKRGSTN from the coding sequence ATGAGGCAAATTCATTTTATAGCGATTGTTATTTTCACTCTGAGTCTTTGGGCTTGCGATAGTTCCGGTGGATCGGATCTTTCTTCTGCGGCGTTGCTGCTGAACGGTTCTCCCTCGGGCAGCAGTTGTTCCGGAGCCTCCACCACCGATACCCCCACCACTTTGACTTCCACCGCTACTTGTTCCTCTGCGATATACAATCTCTCGGATGTTCCTTCCCTGAAAACGGGAGCGGAATCCGGAGCTCCTACCTGCGTTACGGATATAGCGGCCGAGGCTCCTTGTTGGATGAAGCAAAACTTTCATTGCGTGAAGGTGGTAGTCTCCGGCTCCAACTATGTGATTACTACGACGGATATGCCGCCTTATAAAAGTTATTATTATAAGGATAATGCCTCTTACCAAGATACGATGGATACGCCGACTTTCCATGATAATCCGAATAAGATCATCGCTCAGAATATTGTTTTAACCATTCCCGTTACTCCTCAGTTGTACACCGGCTGCAACGATTCCACTGCGGGTATCGATTCAGTAGGAATTTCCACCTTAGGCGCCGTGATTTTCAATAACCAAGCGGCTCCTGGAGACAGCTTTTCGACGGAATACTTTACGATGGACCGGGCGCAGGGACATCCTCAAAATACGGGTAAGTATCATTATCATACCGAGCCCTTTAAGATTACCAACGATAGCGACGAATTGATCGGCTTGATGTTGGACGGATTTCCCATTTACGGAAAGAAAATCCAAGGAAGCTCCAGTTATCCCACTTTGGACTCGACCACTCATACTCGTTCCTGCACGACCACGCACTTCCCTGACGGAACGTATTGCTATCATGTGGAGAATGATACTTCTTATAACGCTTTCATAATCGGAAGTTATTTTAAAGGAAAAAGAGGATCCACAAACTGA
- a CDS encoding toxin-antitoxin system YwqK family antitoxin encodes MICTFLLGGGVAFLLHCDPTLVRLDDPGLSRQGEFVFYQGQKFDGILEFRIEELATVRRTSYKNGLPHGTETDRHDNGQILAEREFKEGKKSGIHRGWFPDGSKRFQNRFLEGKFHGDQWEWRPSGALYSYARFDRGEVVGKKMWRENGQIYMNFVLNGNRPFGMTGGKLCNQIRGDENGNTQQF; translated from the coding sequence TTGATCTGCACCTTTCTTTTGGGAGGGGGAGTCGCCTTCCTTCTCCATTGCGATCCTACGTTGGTACGTCTGGATGATCCGGGCTTATCGAGACAAGGGGAGTTCGTATTCTACCAGGGACAAAAATTCGACGGGATACTGGAGTTTCGTATCGAGGAACTTGCCACGGTACGTAGGACCTCCTACAAGAACGGCCTTCCGCATGGAACGGAGACAGACAGGCACGATAACGGGCAGATATTGGCCGAAAGGGAATTCAAAGAAGGCAAGAAATCCGGAATCCATAGAGGTTGGTTTCCGGACGGAAGCAAGAGATTCCAAAACAGATTCTTGGAAGGTAAATTTCACGGAGACCAATGGGAATGGAGGCCTTCCGGTGCCTTATATTCTTATGCTAGATTCGATAGAGGAGAGGTCGTCGGAAAGAAGATGTGGAGAGAGAACGGACAGATCTATATGAACTTCGTTTTGAACGGAAACCGACCTTTCGGAATGACGGGAGGAAAACTCTGCAACCAAATACGAGGAGATGAGAATGGAAACACGCAGCAATTCTAA
- a CDS encoding SCO family protein: METRSNSKNPFFQGNRIAGLLLILAVFCIGCEPDPKEDYPSEITEFASPKKGTLPLFYGRDLLPVWEIRKDFSPRGIQAFRMKDQGKTEVSESFCKDKITIVSFFFTRCSGICPTITNHLSVIQKRFEKNPEVNILSFSATPDLDTPEVLREYAAKRKIRYEKWRLLTGESEKIYRLARESFNADTPSFRENAMKKLTERDFLHSDHVYLLDGELRLRGIYNGKMRSSMDELSADIETLKREDPFKMDSQIR; encoded by the coding sequence ATGGAAACACGCAGCAATTCTAAGAATCCCTTTTTCCAAGGGAATCGAATCGCCGGACTCTTACTCATTCTCGCGGTTTTCTGTATAGGATGCGAGCCGGATCCTAAAGAAGATTATCCATCGGAGATCACCGAGTTCGCTTCTCCTAAGAAAGGAACTCTTCCCTTATTTTACGGCAGGGATCTACTACCAGTCTGGGAGATCAGAAAAGATTTCTCTCCCAGAGGGATCCAAGCGTTTAGAATGAAAGACCAGGGTAAAACGGAGGTTTCCGAATCGTTCTGCAAAGATAAGATTACGATCGTTTCCTTTTTCTTTACCCGTTGTTCCGGTATCTGTCCCACGATCACGAATCATTTATCCGTAATACAAAAGAGATTCGAGAAGAATCCGGAAGTAAACATCCTTTCCTTTTCCGCGACTCCCGACTTAGATACTCCCGAGGTTTTAAGAGAATACGCTGCGAAACGGAAAATTCGATACGAGAAATGGCGGCTTCTTACCGGAGAATCGGAGAAGATATATCGATTGGCCAGAGAATCCTTCAACGCCGATACTCCTAGTTTTCGCGAAAACGCTATGAAGAAACTTACGGAGAGGGACTTCCTACATTCCGATCATGTGTATCTCCTGGACGGAGAACTCAGATTGAGAGGAATCTATAATGGGAAGATGAGATCCTCGATGGATGAGCTTTCTGCAGATATTGAAACCTTGAAACGGGAAGATCCATTCAAAATGGATTCACAGATTCGTTAG
- a CDS encoding type II toxin-antitoxin system VapC family toxin: MNYLLDTHAILWVLFEPKNLSFLVTREILNDQNQIFISNISLWEISLKFSLRKLELKGITPDRLPNALREAGFEFVNDSPEIFSNYYKLPLRNHADPFDRFLIWQAVVCDFVFITKDRYLEEYDPFGLRTLW; this comes from the coding sequence GTGAATTATCTTTTAGATACTCACGCGATCTTATGGGTTCTATTCGAGCCTAAAAATTTATCCTTTCTAGTCACGAGGGAAATTCTAAATGACCAAAATCAAATTTTCATAAGCAATATTTCTTTGTGGGAGATCTCTTTGAAATTTTCGCTTAGAAAACTCGAACTAAAAGGAATCACTCCGGACCGCCTTCCAAACGCGTTGCGGGAGGCGGGTTTCGAATTCGTAAACGATTCTCCTGAGATTTTTTCGAATTACTATAAGCTTCCGTTGCGGAATCATGCCGATCCCTTCGATCGATTTTTGATATGGCAGGCGGTCGTTTGCGATTTCGTTTTCATTACCAAGGATCGTTATTTGGAAGAATACGATCCTTTTGGTCTGAGAACGCTCTGGTAA
- a CDS encoding endonuclease/exonuclease/phosphatase family protein, which translates to MKTKPTLLIISVFLLSISTIAKNQLSGIRIASFNSLFLYDEEGDTGKLPRDRKARSESDFSRLRRTLLSTHPDIVGLQEIENAKAARRIVSSEYECESTRTPGYSQELGLCWKKSLERPKIREIEGLSLRPGLRRGLVGEFKFPQGKVSVLVVHLKAGRSKKDKAERKKQIEVLGGVLPGLENFVLLGDFNENLELHKELWEILKGRSSLKSANHLERSDCWQHKEGFIDYLITNLEWKKGSFLQKKFEEDDGNFDGSSEIEKGLSDHCPISAELLL; encoded by the coding sequence ATGAAAACCAAGCCCACTCTTCTAATAATCTCCGTTTTCCTATTATCCATCTCCACTATTGCGAAGAATCAACTCTCCGGAATTCGAATCGCGAGCTTCAACTCCCTTTTTCTTTATGATGAAGAAGGCGATACAGGTAAACTTCCTAGAGATAGAAAAGCCAGAAGCGAGTCTGACTTTTCAAGACTGAGACGAACTCTTCTCTCTACACACCCGGATATCGTAGGGCTTCAGGAAATCGAAAATGCGAAGGCAGCCAGAAGAATCGTCTCCTCAGAATACGAATGCGAATCCACCAGGACTCCCGGTTATTCCCAGGAATTGGGTCTTTGCTGGAAGAAGAGCTTGGAACGCCCTAAGATTCGGGAAATCGAAGGCCTTTCTCTTCGTCCGGGATTGAGAAGAGGATTAGTCGGAGAATTCAAATTCCCTCAAGGAAAGGTATCCGTCCTAGTAGTTCATCTGAAAGCGGGACGCTCCAAAAAAGATAAGGCCGAAAGAAAAAAGCAGATCGAAGTCTTAGGAGGAGTTTTACCCGGATTGGAGAATTTTGTTCTATTAGGAGATTTTAATGAAAATCTGGAATTGCATAAGGAGCTCTGGGAGATCCTAAAAGGTAGATCCAGCCTGAAATCGGCAAACCATTTGGAAAGGTCCGATTGCTGGCAACATAAAGAAGGCTTCATAGACTATTTGATTACAAATCTAGAATGGAAGAAAGGAAGTTTTCTTCAGAAAAAATTCGAAGAGGATGACGGGAATTTTGACGGAAGTTCTGAGATCGAAAAGGGACTCTCCGATCATTGTCCGATTAGTGCCGAATTGCTGCTTTAA
- a CDS encoding cytochrome c3 family protein, whose amino-acid sequence MNKKALKLSVPLIAIAAVAYLIFSPSKYVGYSPDQPIPFNHKIHAGDNKIDCRYCHTGVETSAHATVPNTSTCMNCHGTVATKTPDIKLLKESYDKKKPLEWVKVHDLPDHVQFNHSRHISRGVDCSQCHGNVAEMVKVKQVASLNMGYCVNCHRENNAPTDCSTCHR is encoded by the coding sequence ATGAATAAGAAAGCTTTGAAACTTTCGGTTCCGCTCATTGCCATCGCGGCAGTGGCCTACCTGATTTTTTCTCCCTCCAAATACGTTGGCTACTCTCCGGATCAGCCAATTCCTTTTAACCACAAGATCCATGCCGGCGACAATAAGATAGACTGTCGTTATTGTCATACCGGCGTAGAAACTAGCGCTCATGCAACGGTTCCGAATACGTCCACTTGTATGAACTGTCACGGTACGGTCGCAACCAAGACTCCCGATATCAAACTCTTGAAAGAGAGCTACGATAAGAAGAAGCCATTGGAGTGGGTGAAGGTCCACGATCTTCCCGACCACGTTCAGTTCAATCACTCTCGGCATATTTCCAGGGGTGTGGATTGTTCCCAATGCCACGGCAACGTAGCGGAGATGGTCAAGGTCAAGCAGGTCGCTTCCCTGAATATGGGATATTGCGTGAACTGCCATCGGGAGAACAACGCTCCGACCGACTGTTCTACCTGCCACAGATAA
- a CDS encoding TAT-variant-translocated molybdopterin oxidoreductase, with product MDNKNFQKEKKAHWLSLELKDNEKETKDLARSEFFTSPDPVIARIKSGEFDRKTFLKLMGAGVAMTSLNCVRKPVEKIVPYVDLKTEEGTFDFVKHGHAYYYATVFNGTGILVRCKDGRPLKLEGNDEHPVSQGALGASGQAAIFDLYDPDRAQGAASISGGKADGIEWSVLDSKVKEALAKNKGNTVIVTRPLDSPSTKAIIADFLKAVGGGQHLEISLTSPEEAISKGQAASYGKALVPNYNFELANVILSIDCDFMGGWLSPEEHQKDFAKRRNLRDGAKDVNYYIAAESVPTMSGSNADLRFPIRPGDQTKLALAIAAGLGELGANTKDATGASTVESLATELGVSAESIRKASKALWSNRGKSLVVAGGVSANTKEAVDLQVLVNFLNSTLENDGKTVDHASPKKEGLADYSGNLNKLTEALKQTKVGVLFLYDTNLVYQAGDAWKDLLHRAALTVSLSDRADETALASNYLAATTHFLESWGDSEVSKGIFSIQQPAIRPLYQARSLEDSLIAFAGGSLGGEKSYYEYVKNSWVKKLGSVQKWEELLRVGTTVRAKDRKKVASAGRGFNKASLKKPASYAAGLRLALYETSSIGDGKGANNSLLQELPDPVTKVTWDNYVLLSPALAKEKGIQSNDVVSVKTAKGSIELPAQVQPGMHKDTIGIAVGYGRTAAGKIGNEVGKNAYALAEDGIYSGISVTSFEKTGKTYKLACTQHHHVLSPGFGYKDRPLVQSTSLEEWKKNPASGVEESEIPKIKKNGQMVFATGANPVHEYPGYKWGMAIDLTACTGCGSCVISCQVENNIPVVGRDEVRVGREMHWLRIDRYYIGDPDKPEDLQIAHQPMLCQQCDNAPCETVCPVAATTHSSEGINDMVYNRCVGTRYCSNNCPYKVRRYNWAQHWYNETGAEKGSRTPRYLGLNPDVTVRGRGVMEKCNFCASRIAEKKIQAKNEGRALKDGELKTACQQSCAADAISFGNTNDKESKVSKLSADPRSFRVLEYLNVGPAVAYLTRVRA from the coding sequence ATGGATAATAAGAACTTCCAGAAAGAAAAGAAAGCTCACTGGCTCTCCCTCGAACTCAAAGATAACGAAAAAGAAACGAAGGATCTGGCTCGTTCCGAATTCTTCACTTCTCCGGATCCGGTTATCGCAAGAATCAAGTCCGGCGAATTCGATCGTAAGACATTCTTAAAATTGATGGGTGCGGGAGTCGCGATGACTTCCTTAAATTGCGTTCGTAAGCCCGTTGAAAAGATCGTTCCTTACGTAGATCTTAAAACCGAAGAAGGAACCTTCGATTTCGTTAAACACGGACACGCATACTATTACGCGACCGTATTTAACGGAACCGGTATACTTGTTAGATGTAAAGACGGACGTCCTCTAAAATTAGAAGGAAACGACGAACATCCTGTTTCCCAAGGAGCCTTAGGAGCTTCCGGCCAGGCCGCTATCTTCGATCTTTACGATCCGGATCGCGCTCAAGGCGCTGCTTCCATCTCCGGAGGAAAAGCGGACGGGATCGAATGGTCCGTTCTGGATTCCAAAGTAAAAGAAGCTCTCGCTAAAAACAAAGGTAACACGGTAATCGTGACTCGGCCTTTGGATTCCCCTTCCACCAAGGCGATTATAGCGGACTTCTTGAAAGCTGTAGGCGGCGGTCAACACCTCGAGATTTCCCTCACTTCTCCGGAAGAAGCGATTTCCAAAGGACAGGCGGCTTCTTACGGAAAAGCCTTAGTTCCGAATTATAATTTCGAATTGGCGAACGTCATTCTATCCATCGATTGCGATTTCATGGGCGGATGGCTTTCTCCGGAAGAGCACCAAAAGGATTTTGCGAAACGTAGAAACCTGAGAGACGGTGCGAAAGACGTTAACTATTATATCGCTGCGGAATCCGTTCCGACTATGTCCGGTTCCAATGCAGATCTTAGATTCCCGATTCGTCCGGGAGACCAGACCAAACTGGCTCTCGCAATCGCTGCGGGGCTGGGAGAATTAGGAGCGAACACCAAGGATGCGACCGGGGCTTCCACAGTGGAAAGTCTCGCCACCGAACTCGGTGTGAGCGCCGAAAGTATCCGCAAGGCTTCCAAGGCTCTTTGGAGCAATAGAGGCAAATCTCTTGTGGTTGCGGGCGGTGTTTCCGCAAACACCAAAGAAGCAGTGGATCTCCAAGTTCTTGTCAACTTCCTGAACTCCACTCTGGAAAACGACGGAAAGACGGTAGACCATGCTTCTCCTAAGAAAGAAGGCCTGGCGGATTATTCCGGAAACCTGAACAAGTTGACGGAAGCTCTGAAGCAAACCAAAGTCGGAGTTCTTTTCCTCTACGATACCAATTTGGTTTATCAAGCGGGAGATGCTTGGAAAGATCTGCTCCACAGAGCGGCTCTTACCGTTAGTCTTTCCGATAGAGCGGATGAGACCGCTCTTGCATCCAATTACTTGGCGGCAACCACCCACTTCCTGGAGTCCTGGGGAGATTCGGAAGTAAGCAAAGGTATCTTCTCCATCCAACAACCTGCGATCCGTCCTTTGTATCAGGCGCGTTCTCTCGAAGACAGCTTGATCGCTTTTGCGGGCGGTTCTTTGGGCGGAGAAAAATCGTATTATGAATACGTAAAGAATTCCTGGGTTAAAAAACTGGGTTCCGTTCAAAAATGGGAAGAACTTCTCAGAGTGGGAACCACCGTTAGAGCCAAGGATCGTAAGAAAGTCGCGAGCGCAGGAAGAGGATTCAATAAGGCTTCTCTTAAAAAGCCGGCCTCTTATGCGGCTGGACTTCGCTTAGCTCTTTACGAAACCAGTAGCATCGGAGACGGAAAAGGGGCGAATAACTCCCTTCTGCAAGAACTTCCGGATCCCGTTACTAAGGTCACTTGGGACAATTATGTTCTTCTTTCTCCCGCACTTGCTAAAGAGAAAGGAATCCAATCCAACGACGTAGTTTCCGTCAAAACCGCAAAAGGCTCTATCGAGCTTCCGGCTCAAGTTCAGCCCGGAATGCACAAAGATACGATCGGAATCGCGGTAGGTTACGGTAGAACTGCAGCCGGTAAAATCGGTAACGAAGTAGGTAAGAACGCTTACGCTCTGGCCGAAGACGGAATTTACTCCGGTATCTCCGTGACTTCTTTCGAAAAGACCGGTAAGACTTATAAACTGGCCTGTACTCAGCACCACCACGTTCTTTCTCCCGGATTCGGATACAAAGATCGTCCTCTGGTTCAGTCCACCTCTTTGGAAGAATGGAAAAAGAATCCTGCTTCCGGAGTTGAAGAGTCCGAAATTCCTAAAATCAAGAAAAACGGTCAGATGGTTTTCGCTACCGGAGCAAACCCGGTTCACGAATACCCCGGATACAAATGGGGAATGGCCATCGACCTTACTGCGTGTACCGGTTGCGGTTCCTGCGTAATTTCCTGTCAGGTAGAAAACAATATTCCTGTCGTAGGAAGAGACGAGGTTCGCGTAGGTCGCGAAATGCATTGGCTTCGTATCGACCGCTATTATATCGGCGATCCGGACAAGCCGGAAGATCTGCAGATTGCACACCAGCCTATGCTTTGCCAGCAATGCGATAACGCTCCTTGCGAAACCGTGTGTCCGGTTGCAGCTACGACCCACAGTTCGGAAGGGATCAACGACATGGTTTACAACCGTTGCGTGGGAACCCGTTACTGCTCCAACAACTGTCCTTACAAAGTCCGTCGTTACAACTGGGCACAACACTGGTATAACGAAACCGGAGCCGAAAAAGGATCCAGAACTCCGAGATATCTCGGACTCAACCCGGACGTTACCGTTCGTGGAAGAGGGGTTATGGAGAAATGTAACTTCTGTGCTTCTCGTATCGCGGAGAAAAAGATCCAAGCTAAGAACGAGGGTCGCGCTTTGAAAGACGGCGAGTTGAAGACCGCTTGTCAGCAAAGCTGTGCTGCTGATGCGATCAGTTTCGGAAACACCAACGATAAGGAATCTAAGGTATCCAAACTCAGTGCGGATCCGAGATCTTTCCGAGTTCTAGAGTATTTAAACGTCGGTCCCGCGGTCGCTTATCTGACCAGGGTAAGAGCTTAA
- the nrfD gene encoding NrfD/PsrC family molybdoenzyme membrane anchor subunit — MPNAIKEALDIQPLVTGGKSVRDVTEDILKPVEAFPTSLWWKAFLLALTITVIDLGIIGYLVYEGLYILGINNPVGWGFFIVNFVFWIGIGHAGTLISAVLYLFRQEWRTGINRAAEAMTIFAVLTAASTLIIHIGRPWMGYWLFPYPNERGPLWVNFRSPLIWDTFAVSTYLSISLVFWYIGLIPDIAAVRDRATSPLRRKVYDILSFGWVGSNKAWSHLETVAMILAALSTPLVLSVHTIVSFDFAVSIVPGWHTTIFPPYFVAGAIFSGFAMVVTLMVIAREVFNLKDYITMKHLENMNKVIMVTGLIVGLAYSTEFFMAWYSGNEYEGFTFVNRAFGPYGWAYFIMFSCNVFAPQVFWSKKLRNNIPVMFIVSIIVNIGMWFERFVIVMTLHADFLPSSWDKYIPTIYDFMMLLGTFGIFFTMFLLFCRLLPVIAIAEVKTVMPHKDGGHH, encoded by the coding sequence ATACCTAACGCAATCAAAGAAGCCCTGGATATCCAACCCTTAGTCACCGGCGGTAAGTCCGTCCGTGACGTAACCGAGGATATCCTCAAGCCGGTAGAGGCTTTCCCCACTTCCCTTTGGTGGAAAGCCTTTCTTCTGGCCTTAACTATCACCGTTATCGATTTGGGTATCATCGGATACCTGGTATATGAAGGTCTTTACATCCTCGGGATCAATAATCCGGTAGGTTGGGGATTTTTCATCGTTAACTTCGTGTTCTGGATCGGTATCGGTCACGCGGGAACGCTGATTTCCGCGGTCTTGTATCTCTTCAGACAAGAATGGAGAACAGGGATCAACCGTGCCGCGGAAGCTATGACGATTTTCGCGGTATTGACGGCGGCTTCCACTTTGATCATCCACATCGGACGTCCTTGGATGGGATACTGGTTGTTCCCGTATCCGAATGAAAGAGGACCTCTTTGGGTGAACTTCCGCTCTCCTTTGATCTGGGACACTTTCGCGGTATCCACCTACTTGAGTATCTCTCTCGTATTCTGGTATATCGGTTTGATTCCGGATATCGCAGCGGTGAGAGATAGAGCTACCAGCCCTCTTCGCAGAAAGGTATATGATATTCTTTCTTTCGGATGGGTCGGCTCCAACAAGGCTTGGTCTCACTTGGAAACCGTAGCGATGATTCTCGCCGCTCTTTCCACTCCTCTGGTTCTTTCCGTGCATACGATCGTATCCTTCGACTTCGCGGTTTCCATCGTGCCCGGTTGGCACACGACGATCTTCCCTCCTTACTTCGTGGCAGGGGCGATCTTCTCCGGATTCGCAATGGTGGTTACCCTCATGGTAATCGCAAGAGAAGTCTTCAATCTGAAAGACTATATCACCATGAAACACTTGGAGAACATGAACAAAGTGATCATGGTCACCGGTTTGATCGTGGGTCTTGCTTACTCCACTGAGTTCTTCATGGCTTGGTATTCCGGTAACGAATACGAAGGATTTACCTTCGTAAACCGTGCCTTCGGTCCTTACGGTTGGGCTTACTTCATCATGTTCAGCTGTAACGTGTTCGCGCCTCAGGTTTTCTGGTCCAAGAAACTTAGAAACAATATCCCGGTGATGTTCATCGTTTCGATCATCGTTAATATCGGGATGTGGTTCGAGCGTTTCGTGATCGTGATGACTCTTCACGCGGACTTCCTGCCTTCCAGCTGGGACAAATACATTCCGACGATTTACGACTTCATGATGTTGCTCGGAACCTTCGGTATCTTCTTCACCATGTTCCTTCTCTTCTGTAGATTGCTTCCTGTGATCGCGATCGCCGAAGTGAAAACGGTAATGCCTCATAAGGATGGAGGTCATCACTAA